From the genome of Lineus longissimus chromosome 8, tnLinLong1.2, whole genome shotgun sequence, one region includes:
- the LOC135492279 gene encoding dehydrogenase/reductase SDR family member 4-like — protein sequence MHVMVYGKSILRPVVIFKKLNSLTLTGRMSTVTSTKKGRFDGKVAIVTGSTEGIGLAVARRLAQDGAKVMICSRKEKKVEAAVKQLVAENLLVRGVPCQAALKEDRENLVAETLKHFGGIDFLVNSVGASPYFGTIMNTPEKAYDQLFDLNVKAGFFMSQAVLPHMEKRGGGSIVFNSSITAYSPMELIGVYSVCKTTLLGMAKAMAPELGRSNVRVNCVAPGIIGTKFSKALIENEELQQETMKTLALKRVGTPEDIAGVVAFLCSDDAAYITGETVTVAGGMHSHL from the exons atgcatgtcatggtcTATGGAAAGTCAATTCTTCGTCCAGTTGTCATTTTTAAGAAGTTGAACAGTTTAACACTAACAGGAAGAATGTCTACTGTGACATCAACAAAAAAG GGTAGATTTGATGGCAAAGTTGCTATTGTCACTGGATCCACTGAAGGCATTGGTTTGGCTGTTGCGAGGCGTCTTGCACAAGATGGTGCCAAGGTGATGATCTGTAGtcggaaggagaagaaggtTGAAGCTGCTGTCAAACAACTTGTGGCTGAGAACCTGCTAGTGAGAGGTGTACCATGCCAGGCTGCACTGAAAGAAGACCGGGAAAACCTAGTGGCTGAGACTCTAAAACATTTCGGTGGCATTGATTTCCTCGTGAATAGCGTTGGTGCTAGTCCCTACTTTGGAACAATTATGAACACTCCGGAGAAGGCTTATGACCAGTTATTTGATTTGAATGTTAAGGCTGGCTTTTTCATGTCTCAAGCAGTGCTACCTCACATGGAGAAAAGAGGCGGAGGCAGTATTGTATTTAATTCATCTATAACTGCGTATTCTCCAATGGAGTTAATTGGTGTTTACTCAGTATGCAAGACCACTTTGCTTGGGATGGCCAAGGCAATGGCTCCTGAGCTAGGGAGGTCCAATGTCAGGGTTAACTGTGTTGCACCAGGGATAATAGGGACAAAATTCAGCAAGGCCTTGATTGAAAATGAAGAATTGCAGCAGGAAACAATGAAGACTTTGGCACTTAAAAGAGTGGGTACTCCTGAAGACATAGCAGGTGTTGTTGCATTCCTATGTTCTGATGATGCTGCGTACA